In Populus nigra chromosome 10, ddPopNigr1.1, whole genome shotgun sequence, the following proteins share a genomic window:
- the LOC133705929 gene encoding protein BTR1-like isoform X1, with protein sequence MESTESSYVSSPEQPRKKSPPPPASPLSDAVEKPTYIKLLVSNAAAGSVIGKGGATITDFQSQSGARIQLSKNYEFFPGTSDRIILISGGIDDALKALELIIAKLLSEIPTEDGDDAEPRMRVRLVVPNNACGSIIGKGGSIIKSFIEESHAGIKISPLDTDFLGLTDRLVTITGTLEEQMHAIDLILSKLTDDTHYLQNMHAPLSYAGVFFSGFDGIPYAYVLPHVATAAYNSTNHGLNGAGVKFQHNKEDRTNSVTIGVADEHIGLVVGRGGRNIMEISQNSGARIKISDRGDFMSGTNDRKITITGSQRAIHAAEDMIMQKVSYASERETD encoded by the exons ATGGAATCGACGGAGTCGTCTTACGTCTCATCACCGGAGCAACCGCGGAAGAAATCTCCTCCACCGCCTGCATCGCCGCTTTCAG ATGCGGTGGAGAAACCGACGTATATTAAGTTACTCGTGTCAAATGCTGCAGCTGGTTCTGTGATTGGAAAGGGTGGTGCTACAATTACTGATTTTCAGTCACAATCTGGAGCAAGAATTCAGTTGTCGAAAAATTATGAGTTTTTTCCGGGAACATCTGATAGGATAATTCTGATATCTGGAGGAATTGACGATGCATTGAAGGCTTTGGAACTTATAATTGCTAAATTGCTCAGTGAG ATTCCTACTGAAGATGGAGATGATGCTGAACCAAGAATGAGAGTGAGATTAGTTGTTCCAAATAATGCTTGTGGTAGCATTATTGGGAAAGGAGGGTCCATCATAAA GTCATTCATTGAAGAGTCCCATGCTGGCATCAAGATTTCTCCACTGGATACAGATTTTCTAGGATTGACTGATCGGCTGGTTACAATAACAGGAACTCTAGAAGAGCAAATGCATgcaattgatttgattttgtctAAGCTAACTGATGACACTCATTACTTGCAGAATATGCATGCTCCGCTTTCATATGCAG GTGTTTTCTTCTCTGGTTTTGACGGTATTCCATATGCATATGTGCTTCCTCATGTTGCTACAGCAGCGTACAACTCAACGAACCATGGGCTGAATGGGGCTGGAGTAAAGTTTCAGCATAACAAG GAGGATCGTACTAACTCTGTGACGATTGGTGTTGCTGATGAACATATTGGATTGGTTGTTGGTCGTGGCGGAAGAAATATAATGGAAATTAGCCAG AATAGTGGAGCCAGGATAAAAATATCAGACAGAGGTGATTTCATGTCTGGAACAAATGATAG GAAAATTACAATCACAGGATCACAGAGGGCCATCCATGCAGCTGAGGACATGATAATGCAGAAGGTATCCTATGCTTCTGAGAGGGAGACAGATTAG
- the LOC133705929 gene encoding protein BTR1-like isoform X3, which produces MESTESSYVSSPEQPRKKSPPPPASPLSDAVEKPTYIKLLVSNAAAGSVIGKGGATITDFQSQSGARIQLSKNYEFFPGTSDRIILISGGIDDALKALELIIAKLLSEIPTEDGDDAEPRMRVRLVVPNNACGSIIGKGGSIIKSFIEESHAGIKISPLDTDFLGLTDRLVTITGTLEEQMHAIDLILSKLTDDTHYLQNMHAPLSYAAYNSTNHGLNGAGVKFQHNKEDRTNSVTIGVADEHIGLVVGRGGRNIMEISQNSGARIKISDRGDFMSGTNDRKITITGSQRAIHAAEDMIMQKVSYASERETD; this is translated from the exons ATGGAATCGACGGAGTCGTCTTACGTCTCATCACCGGAGCAACCGCGGAAGAAATCTCCTCCACCGCCTGCATCGCCGCTTTCAG ATGCGGTGGAGAAACCGACGTATATTAAGTTACTCGTGTCAAATGCTGCAGCTGGTTCTGTGATTGGAAAGGGTGGTGCTACAATTACTGATTTTCAGTCACAATCTGGAGCAAGAATTCAGTTGTCGAAAAATTATGAGTTTTTTCCGGGAACATCTGATAGGATAATTCTGATATCTGGAGGAATTGACGATGCATTGAAGGCTTTGGAACTTATAATTGCTAAATTGCTCAGTGAG ATTCCTACTGAAGATGGAGATGATGCTGAACCAAGAATGAGAGTGAGATTAGTTGTTCCAAATAATGCTTGTGGTAGCATTATTGGGAAAGGAGGGTCCATCATAAA GTCATTCATTGAAGAGTCCCATGCTGGCATCAAGATTTCTCCACTGGATACAGATTTTCTAGGATTGACTGATCGGCTGGTTACAATAACAGGAACTCTAGAAGAGCAAATGCATgcaattgatttgattttgtctAAGCTAACTGATGACACTCATTACTTGCAGAATATGCATGCTCCGCTTTCATATGCAG CGTACAACTCAACGAACCATGGGCTGAATGGGGCTGGAGTAAAGTTTCAGCATAACAAG GAGGATCGTACTAACTCTGTGACGATTGGTGTTGCTGATGAACATATTGGATTGGTTGTTGGTCGTGGCGGAAGAAATATAATGGAAATTAGCCAG AATAGTGGAGCCAGGATAAAAATATCAGACAGAGGTGATTTCATGTCTGGAACAAATGATAG GAAAATTACAATCACAGGATCACAGAGGGCCATCCATGCAGCTGAGGACATGATAATGCAGAAGGTATCCTATGCTTCTGAGAGGGAGACAGATTAG
- the LOC133705929 gene encoding protein BTR1-like isoform X2, which yields MESTESSYVSSPEQPRKKSPPPPASPLSDAVEKPTYIKLLVSNAAAGSVIGKGGATITDFQSQSGARIQLSKNYEFFPGTSDRIILISGGIDDALKALELIIAKLLSEIPTEDGDDAEPRMRVRLVVPNNACGSIIGKGGSIIKSFIEESHAGIKISPLDTDFLGLTDRLVTITGTLEEQMHAIDLILSKLTDDTHYLQNMHAPLSYAAAYNSTNHGLNGAGVKFQHNKEDRTNSVTIGVADEHIGLVVGRGGRNIMEISQNSGARIKISDRGDFMSGTNDRKITITGSQRAIHAAEDMIMQKVSYASERETD from the exons ATGGAATCGACGGAGTCGTCTTACGTCTCATCACCGGAGCAACCGCGGAAGAAATCTCCTCCACCGCCTGCATCGCCGCTTTCAG ATGCGGTGGAGAAACCGACGTATATTAAGTTACTCGTGTCAAATGCTGCAGCTGGTTCTGTGATTGGAAAGGGTGGTGCTACAATTACTGATTTTCAGTCACAATCTGGAGCAAGAATTCAGTTGTCGAAAAATTATGAGTTTTTTCCGGGAACATCTGATAGGATAATTCTGATATCTGGAGGAATTGACGATGCATTGAAGGCTTTGGAACTTATAATTGCTAAATTGCTCAGTGAG ATTCCTACTGAAGATGGAGATGATGCTGAACCAAGAATGAGAGTGAGATTAGTTGTTCCAAATAATGCTTGTGGTAGCATTATTGGGAAAGGAGGGTCCATCATAAA GTCATTCATTGAAGAGTCCCATGCTGGCATCAAGATTTCTCCACTGGATACAGATTTTCTAGGATTGACTGATCGGCTGGTTACAATAACAGGAACTCTAGAAGAGCAAATGCATgcaattgatttgattttgtctAAGCTAACTGATGACACTCATTACTTGCAGAATATGCATGCTCCGCTTTCATATGCAG CAGCGTACAACTCAACGAACCATGGGCTGAATGGGGCTGGAGTAAAGTTTCAGCATAACAAG GAGGATCGTACTAACTCTGTGACGATTGGTGTTGCTGATGAACATATTGGATTGGTTGTTGGTCGTGGCGGAAGAAATATAATGGAAATTAGCCAG AATAGTGGAGCCAGGATAAAAATATCAGACAGAGGTGATTTCATGTCTGGAACAAATGATAG GAAAATTACAATCACAGGATCACAGAGGGCCATCCATGCAGCTGAGGACATGATAATGCAGAAGGTATCCTATGCTTCTGAGAGGGAGACAGATTAG
- the LOC133705674 gene encoding histone H2B-like: MAPKAEKKPAEKKPAAAEKAPAEKKPRAEKKLPKEGAGDKKKKKAKKSVETYKIYIFKVLKQVHPDIGISSKAMGIMNSFINDIFEKLAQESSRLARYNKKPTITSREIQTAVRLVLPGELAKHAVSEGTKAVTKFTREKKPAEKKPAAAEKAPAEKKPRAEKKLPKEGAIDKKRKKAKKSVETYKIYIFKVLKQVHPDIGISSKAMGIMNSFINDIFEKLAQEASRLARYNKKPTITSREIQTAVRLVLPGELAKHAVSEGTKAVTKFTSS; encoded by the exons ATGGCTCCCAAAGCAGAGAAGAAGCCAGCTGAGAAAAAACCGGCAGCAGCAGAGAAAGCTCCGGCGGAGAAGAAGCCAAGGGCAGAGAAGAAGTTGCCAAAAGAAGGCGCCGgtgacaagaagaagaagaaggcaaaGAAGAGCGTCGAGACCTACAAGATCTACATCTTCAAGGTCTTGAAACAGGTTCACCCTGACATCGGCATTTCGAGCAAGGCTATGGGTATCATGAACAGTTTTATAAACGATATCTTTGAGAAACTTGCTCAGGAGTCATCAAGGCTTGCAAGGTATAATAAGAAGCCCACTATCACTTCAAGGGAGATCCAGACTGCTGTGAGATTGGTGTTGCCTGGGGAGCTTGCCAAACATGCTGTTTCAGAAGGGACTAAGGCTGTTACCAAATTTACTAG AGAAAAGAAGCCAGCCGAGAAAAAGCCAGCCGCAGCCGAGAAAGCGCCGGCGGAGAAGAAGCCAAGGGCAGAGAAGAAATTGCCTAAAGAAGGAGCGATTgacaagaagaggaagaaggctAAGAAGAGCGTGGAGACCTACAAGATTTACATCTTCAAGGTTTTGAAACAAGTCCATCCTGATATTGGGATCTCAAGCAAAGCAATGGGTATCATGAATAGTTTCATCAATGATATCTTTGAAAAGCTTGCTCAAGAAGCTTCGAGGCTCGCTCGGTATAACAAGAAGCCTACCATTACGTCCCGGGAGATCCAGACTGCTGTTAGACTGGTTTTGCCTGGAGAGCTTGCGAAACATGCCGTTTCTGAAGGGACTAAGGCTGTTACCAAGTTTACCAGCTCTTAG
- the LOC133705491 gene encoding histone H2B-like — protein MAPKAEKKPAEKKPAEKKPAAAEKAPAEKKPRPEKKLPKEGGAIDKKKKRAKKSVETYKIYIFKVLKQVHPDIGISSKAMGIMNSFINDIFEKLAQEASRLARYNKKPTITSREIQTAVRLVLPGELAKHAVSEGTKAVTKFTSS, from the coding sequence ATGGCTCCCAAGGCAGAGAAGAAGCCGGCCGAGAAGAAGCCAGCCGAGAAGAAGCCAGCGGCGGCCGAGAAAGCCCCAGCAGAGAAGAAGCCAAGACCAGAGAAGAAGTTGCCCAAAGAAGGAGGAGCGAttgacaagaagaagaagagggcaAAAAAGAGCGTCGAGACCTACAAGATTTACATCTTCAAGGTCTTGAAACAAGTCCACCCTGATATTGGGATTTCTAGTAAGGCTATGGGTATCATGAACAGTTTCATCAACGATATCTTTGAGAAACTTGCTCAAGAGGCTTCAAGGCTTGCCAGGTACAACAAGAAACCCACAATTACTTCTCGGGAGATCCAAACTGCTGTCCGATTGGTTTTGCCTGGAGAACTTGCGAAACATGCTGTTTCTGAAGGGACCAAGGCTGTTACCAAGTTTACAAGCTCTTAG
- the LOC133705490 gene encoding uncharacterized protein LOC133705490 has product MALNSSSLGSTISLSSISFRSKYPRNSLTCKHLFLNFSSPVTESLRVSAGSTPKAKFVARRKESVSVRQLGRPLMEYMSLPASQYSVLDAERIERVDDNTFRCYVYSFKFFAFEICPVLLVRVEEQPDGCCIKLLSCKLEGSPIVVAQNEKFDAYMVNQISCDSNQSNSTIQQLTSDAVIEVSIDIPFAFRAIPAEAIESTGAQILKQILGQILPRFMAQLVKDYHAWASGDASRQPLGTGEI; this is encoded by the exons ATGGCGCTAAATTCCTCGTCTCTTGGTTCAACAATAAGCCTAAGTTCAATCTCTTTCAGATCCAAATACCCTAGAAATTCCCTCACTTGCAAGCACCTCTTTCTAAATTTCTCCTCACCAGTAACTGAATCACTTCGTGTTTCGGCTGGTTCCACTCCCAAAGCGAAATTCGTTGCCAGACGTAAAGAGTCCGTTTCGGTCCGGCAACTCGGACGCCCTCTAA TGGAGTATATGAGTTTGCCAGCGAGTCAGTACTCTGTGTTGGATGCGGAGAGGATAGAGAGGGTAGACGACAACACGTTTAGGTGTTACGTGTATAGTTTCAagttttttgcttttgaaatttgTCCTGTTTTGCTTGTTAGAGTTGAAGAGCAGCCTGATGGTTGTTGCATTAAGCTTTTGTCCTGTAAG CTTGAAGGTTCGCCGATTGTGGTTGCGCAGAATGAGAAGTTTGACG CTTACATGGTCAACCAAATTTCTTGTGATAGCAACCAAAGCAACTCAACAATACAACAGCTTACTTCAGATGCAGTCATTGAG GTTAGCATCGATATTCCTTTTGCATTTAGAGCAATTCCAGCTGAAGCAATAGAATCGACTGGTGCCCAAATCCTTAAGCAAATACTTGGGCAGATTCTTCCCCGCTTTATGGCACAG CTTGTGAAGGACTATCATGCATGGGCCTCTGGTGATGCATCAAGGCAGCCTCTTGGAACTGGTGAGATTTGA
- the LOC133705492 gene encoding uncharacterized protein LOC133705492 has protein sequence MGSVSSSTVMAEKISWYCALLMALMLVLSCCEVSESELAAVGHPRVFEDKPCDEIYVVREGETLHTISEKCRDPYIVEENPHIHDPDDVFPGLVIKITPFKDRKRNQASRNCSEKKWRVRQSTTRT, from the exons ATGGGTTCTGTTTCTTCATCAACTGTGATGGCAGAAAAGATTTCTTGGTATTGTGCTTTGTTGATGGCGCTAATGCTGGTTTTGAGCTGCTGTGAAGTGAGTGAAAGTGAATTGGCTGCTGTTGGGCATCCGAGGGTTTTTGAGGACAAGCCATGCGATGAGATATATGTGGTCCGAGAAGGTGAGACTTTGCATACTATCAGTGAAAAATGTCGGGATCCTTATATCGTTGAAGAAAATCCACACATTCATGACCCAGATGATGTTTTCCCTGGCCTGGTCATCAAGATTACCCCTTTCAAAGATAG GAAGAGGAATCAAGCTAGCAGAAATTGTTCCGAGAAGAAATGGCGGGTCCGTCAATCAACAACAAGAACATAA